A genome region from Gigantopelta aegis isolate Gae_Host chromosome 3, Gae_host_genome, whole genome shotgun sequence includes the following:
- the LOC121369196 gene encoding mitogen-activated protein kinase 14A-like, producing the protein MTWYVATRWYRAPEILLGNTGYNYSVDIWSVGCIMAEMLTGRPLFPGTDQIDQLLKIFSLVGTPGAVLLAKIPSEHARKYIKSLPKCMKKNFAEVFIGASPSAIDLLEKMLDLDSDTRIDATTALAHPYFKQLADPSDEPTAEVFDQTFEDQNLSIPEWKRLVYQEVQSVHPVLKPGSCR; encoded by the exons ATGACATGGTATGTGGCCACCCGCTGGTATCGTGCTCCGGAAATCTTACTTGGCAACACGGGATATAACTACAGTG TTGACATTTGGTCTGTTGGATGCATAATGGCTGAAATGCTTACTGGACGGCCACTTTTTCCAGGCACAGATC AAATTGACCAACTTCTCAagattttttcattagtggGCACACCTGGAGCAGTTCTCCTTGCCAAAATACCCAGTGAACAT GCAAGGAAGTacattaaatctttaccaaagTGTATGAAGAAAAACTTTGCTGAAGTTTTTATAGGAGCCAGTCCATCAG CCATTGATCTGTTGGAGAAAATGTTGGATTTGGATTCCGACACACGCATTGATGCCACTACCGCTCTTGCTCACCCGTATTTTAAGCAATTAGCAGATCCGTCCGATGAACCCACGGCAGAGGTCTTCGATCAGACTTTCGAAGATCAAAATCTGTCTATTCCAGAATGGAAGC GCTTGGTGTATCAAGAAGTTCAGAGCGTGCACCCCGTCTTGAAACCAGGATCCTGTAGGTGA